A window of Glycine soja cultivar W05 chromosome 2, ASM419377v2, whole genome shotgun sequence genomic DNA:
agTTAAATTAAGCTAAATGTTGATTTGTCATGGAATTCTTTTCACTTCTctcaaaaaattatacaatcaaCTCAAGtaatattttgtgaaaattaataaatcatacAAGTTTATTATTTCTGTTTATGTATTACGATAGCTACAAAGCTGATCAAATATGTCGGCCAAATATTTCAGTCTtaaatcttaatatattttgtgcAATTTCAATGAGTATTTATTCCGACGTTTTCATTTGAAATAGCTTCAAAGACAAAACCACAAATTTAGTCAAACAAGGTGATGTAGCCTCTTAATATTCGGTTAGAGTAATTCTTACGTGAGCATcacacaaattaataataaattcacacatattaaaataataataaaataacacgcTTTTATTGAAGTTCTTTTaatatgtatataattatttttaagtgacTATTTGCCGTTGTGATCATGTACAAAAGTTGCTCTCTTTAGCAATGTTTGATTGTAACTAGTAAAGAGTTACATAATTTACAGACacttttgtaatattatttataaatacatttttatctttcattcattatatttttttattttattttttacttcaaattttctccttattaattttttaattgttaaaaatatatataaaaatattgttattacTGAGAATATATTATTCCATTAAAGatgtttgataaatatttttaatttctgagaatgtttttaaatttaaacaaattttaaaacaaaatattaaataaataaatgaggtagaataagaaaaaagtgagaaattattttacacatttTCATAAGAATAAGAAGATTGAGAAAGATATGTAATATGAATTCCTCCTAATGAATTAGGCTTACCAATATTACTTAATTACCTtctaataaacattaaaaagtatatttttatttttatattctataaGATTCTGTGAAATAAACGcttcaataaaatttaataaatctttTTGTTTAAAGTAAAATTCTATTCCATTAATTAAGCTAAATCAATTACACAACCAgtgatataaaatttaattactttacaTATGTTAATATCACAATAAGAAGGAATCAGGAAAAAATTGGAAAAGCAACATCCtatgaaaattaaagataattgtttctaaaaaaattagttagtaggTTGGAGAGATCATGGAGGATCCATCCTTCTAAGTGTTTCCTTAACTGAATAACCAAAGAAACCTGTTTCTATGTCTCTCCTCTTTTTTTTACTTCCACTTCACATGATCAATGCAGAAAACGAAAAAACAGTGTTTCTCTTCATTCTTCTCATCTGATAACACCAGAAGGAGTGGAAAAGAACAGAAAAAGGGAAGCATAAGAAAGAAGGAAGTCTTTGACCAATTCAAAGACATATCATTCACCCTCACCAAGAGACTTATTCCATGGACTATTTGTGTTCTGCTTCGTATAGCTCTGATTCATTCATTCTTTTACCCTTTACCCTTTTCTCCATTTCCTAAAACTGATCTTCCACATTCCACCACCAACAACATCACGTACTGTTCTTCTCTTTCAGCTTCTCCCCCTTCTTCTGCAGGTATAAGCATGTTCAAGTCCTTCTTCTTAATATTAggattagtaattttttttgtcccaATAAAATTgccaattttatgttttttgttctgacttgtaagttattttttataagcaaatattaattattaattattagttttttttagcaaACAAAATTGAATCTATgatcttttcttctctcttttctttttttatcatccaATCATTCTTATAACTCCTTCTTCATTAAGTTATAATTTTGAAAgatgaattttatattataaaatttttgtatcaatttttcattaaattatttttatttttttgctttttttgtttttggaataACGATTTGGATGTTTCATCTCACCGAAGAAACACGCAGACTCAGTAATCAATAACTGTCTAAATTAAGAGTCTCACCCTCATGTGGGGCAATATTTCCTTAATTCTTTCTTACGATAAAcatctaatttaaaaatattttagttattaaatattataattttcattcaaatattttcttgtaaaaatataatttaattttcgtaGTATGTGTTTCTATGCTCGtacaatccttttttttttatttatagttttactcatttgtttatcattttaattagcATACATTTTTCATTTAGCTTCTTACTTTCTAAAAATTGTGATGCAGAAAGAGATCAAATGAAAAATTTGTAATATTAAGAGGggctaaaaagtaaaaacaaaaaacaaaaaaaaaacttatccaataaaacaaatgaaatgtaATAGATTGGTGATACGAAAAAAATGTCCATAAAGAGTAAGCATTTAAAAAATGgaagatcaaataaaaaaatttaagtcttATTTAAATTATGGGAAGTCGTAGATTAGTTATGCTATGTAcactttttttctattattttaccTCGAATAATGACgggtaaataaataatgaacaaCGTAACGTGTATTATGTTAATAAGGAAAATATCAATAGATTATGAAATTAGTGTATAATCAGTGGCAGGTCATGACTAAATGTTTTAATAAAGcaaaaatagttaataatataCTCACAATTATTGAAGTATATATATGGACCAACTCCCAAATAGCTCCGCCACAGTATAACCCATCATTCCTTATGTTCACATAATTAGATATGTGGCTATATttggttgtttgtgtttggcCACGGAATTGGATATGCTtacaattcatattttaaatcatTGCATCATAATTTCAGTTGAAcatttagaaaattatttatgagaATGATGCAAGGTTTATTTCCAGTGGTGTAGGCAATTCCACTCGAGTTCAGTTTTTGTATTATTGTTATCATAATGCTTGTGAGAGTCTAAATTTGCAACTTACACCTACTCCGCCTTGCAAGTTGCAATATTCTGAGTACCATATCAGTAAGCAGATGCTAGAGAGTTCATATGCCtgtactttttttggtttgttcTTGTTGTTCCTAAAGAGTAATCCGTAATATACTATTATCGAAATTTAATCTTTATCTGAAAATATATAGCGtgttaaataatcaaatatttgaTCATTTTGGCATGACTCACACAACTTGTTCCTATCCCAGATATTCTGGTTACCatttcaaaaaagaagaaaacacgagttaaactaaaaatattatcgATATACTCTTTTTTGGacgctttcttttttattaattaaaatgatgagAGTTCTACTAAACATGAGTCCCAATCTCGATTTAGTAGATATTATTTACAAATCGGTAAGATTTACatcaattttaactaataaaaaagaatgtcaTTAGTATTCCACCAACAAAAATAGGACTTATTGTGTGGTGGAAAAATATTAGTGTAATAAATTAACAAGAGGAATTCTTCACTGTTGGCTTCTTGGCTGTTTCTCCCACTTTTTCATCATCTCTAGAAAGATCTCATTCCATGAGTCTATAGGCCCTGGCAAGCACCAATGAACACAATCACTCTGCACACGCTTTGGAACCCCATTAGCAAATGGAAAAGGATTCATATAAGCACCAGGATGACCATCTGGTCTCAACAATGCTAATTTTGTTACATCAAGTGCCTCCAACCTAAACCCTCCAAATTGTTTAACTTTTGCCTTAGCAttttccacttcttccatcTCAATCCTTCTGATCTCAGCATCCACTTCTCCAAGTTGCATCTCACCCTTTCTATAAGGCTTAGTCTTTGAACAACTACCACCCTTATCCCAATCACCTTCAAAATGGGAAGGTGAGAATGTTCTCAAAATTACATCAACTCCATTTCCTTTACCCACCTTCCTCTCAATAATGCTATTAAGAGCAATCCTCAAAGCCTTTCTTAGTGAACCATAAAAACTAACATCACTGTACTTAAGACCATGACACTTTAGGCAACCTAAGACCTTACCACCCTCATAGTAAACTGAAGGAACCAAAAACCAATTCCCAACAGACAGCACAATCAAGTCCATTTGATCCACATCCCTAGCCCACTTCTCATTAACAAGATCCAAATGCATTACATTATGCTGTGGCCCTGTGCTTGTTCTTTGAACCCCTTGCACAAGAAAAGGGGACCAATAGAGGGACAAGCTTGCATTGTGAGAATCAAAGTGCCACCTACGAGAACCCTTGTGGTGGACACGTTTTGGAGTTGATGCAGTGgctagcaagcaaagaagggaCTCTATTTGGTTCCTAGCCATAGAGTCCCCAACAAAAG
This region includes:
- the LOC114379945 gene encoding protein ALTERED XYLOGLUCAN 4-like isoform X1, encoding MRGTNSTKDQSLTQKLLPCTLHVLLPIPLLPLVLLSFYFHPLSLTPSPPTKLSLSTPSPSPSPSPSPSTPFPHPPSPSAEKEKTYETPCDYFNGKWVRDKRGPLYNGSTCATIKESQNCIINGRHDSTYLRWRWKPSECHLPRFEPNTFLQLIRNKHVAFVGDSMARNQIESLLCLLATASTPKRVHHKGSRRWHFDSHNASLSLYWSPFLVQGVQRTSTGPQHNVMHLDLVNEKWARDVDQMDLIVLSVGNWFLVPSVYYEGGKVLGCLKCHGLKYSDVSFYGSLRKALRIALNSIIERKVGKGNGVDVILRTFSPSHFEGDWDKGGSCSKTKPYRKGEMQLGEVDAEIRRIEMEEVENAKAKVKQFGGFRLEALDVTKLALLRPDGHPGAYMNPFPFANGVPKRVQSDCVHWCLPGPIDSWNEIFLEMMKKWEKQPRSQQ
- the LOC114379945 gene encoding protein ALTERED XYLOGLUCAN 4-like isoform X2; protein product: MREKEKTYETPCDYFNGKWVRDKRGPLYNGSTCATIKESQNCIINGRHDSTYLRWRWKPSECHLPRFEPNTFLQLIRNKHVAFVGDSMARNQIESLLCLLATASTPKRVHHKGSRRWHFDSHNASLSLYWSPFLVQGVQRTSTGPQHNVMHLDLVNEKWARDVDQMDLIVLSVGNWFLVPSVYYEGGKVLGCLKCHGLKYSDVSFYGSLRKALRIALNSIIERKVGKGNGVDVILRTFSPSHFEGDWDKGGSCSKTKPYRKGEMQLGEVDAEIRRIEMEEVENAKAKVKQFGGFRLEALDVTKLALLRPDGHPGAYMNPFPFANGVPKRVQSDCVHWCLPGPIDSWNEIFLEMMKKWEKQPRSQQ